GAGGGGACATTATGAACTATTTTTGCAGAATAAATAGGATAAAAGAGGGTAACGATTTTGAAAAAAAGCACACTCCTTTTATTGAATGTCCAGACATTGTTAAAAGTGAAGAGTATTTTGAAGTTAAAATTTCTCCTGGAATTCCTCATCCTATGGAAGATAGTCATTTTATTCAATGGATTGAGTTATATATGGGTGATATTTATTTAGCAAGGGTGGATTTTACACAATTTATGAAGCCTGAGGTAAAGTTAATGGTAAAATCTCCTTTAAAAAGACATGAAAAATTTACCTTAAAGGCTTTGATGAGATGTAACTTACATGGAGTGTGGGAATATATAAAAGAGATTAAATTAGAATAATTTCTTTAATTTTTTAACGAATTTAGTCAGGTTAAGTATATGTATCAAAATTATAATAAAATTATAATAGCATAATATCAATCGACAATAAAAAGGTTAAAAAGGTGAAAAAATGGCAAAATATCAATGTATGTGCGGTTGGATTTATGATGAAGATGTGGGGGAACCTTCTCAAAATATACCTCCTGGAACAAAATTTGAAGATTTACCTGATACATTTAGATGTCCACAATGTGGATTAGGAAAAAACGCTTTTAGAAAGATAGAAGAATAGGTGATAAACTATGATAACAACAAATCATCCACTATATGAGGCTTTGAAAGATATTCAAGACTTTAAATTAAGATTAATAGAATACTTCAAAGATAAAGATGTTTTTCCTATAAAAAGTAAAGTAGAATTAGCTGAAGTATTACCTTGTGGTTTATCATTGCCTTGCGGAACTATTGAGGCAGGAGAGTTGGTTAAATTATTAACAGACAACGACTTTCCAATAAAAGATGCAGAAGATTTAGCAATGAAATTAGCAAATAAATGTCTAATTGAAAAGAAAGAATAAGTTGGTGAATATAGGATGATTAAAGAAAATATCTTAAATGCCTTAAATAAACAAATAAATAAAGAATTTTACTCAGCATATCTCTATTTATCCATGTCAGCCTATGCGGAATCTCTTGGTTTAAAAGGATTCGCCCAGTGGTTTAAAGTTCAAAGTCAGGAAGAATTAGACCATGCAATGAAGATATATAGTTATGTTATAGAAAGGGGTGGGAGAGTAAAATTATATGCCATAGAAAAACCAAAAAATGATTGGTCAATTATTGAAGTGTTCGAAGATGGATACAAACATGAACAACTCATGACCGAATCAATAAACAATTTAATGGATTTGGCAGTTTCTGAAAAGGACTACGCAACAGTAAATTTCCTACAATGGTTTGTAAATGAACAAGTTGAAGAAGAGGCATCTTTTTCAGAAATTTTAGATAAATTAAAATTAATTGGTGATGATAAAAGAGGATTATTTATGCTCGATAAAGATCTTGGACAGAGAGTATATACTTCTCCAATAACAGAGAAAATTTAATTCTTTAGGTGAAAATATGACTTGGTGGAAGTGTTCAAATTGTGGTTATGTTTTTGAAGCAGACAAACCCCCAGAAAAATGTCCAAATTGTGGAGCTAAATGTACATTTTATGATGTAACCTGCTACACTCCTGAGTGTGGATTTAAAGGTTACGATCCTAAATTAGTTGCAAGAAATCCAAATGAAGAAAGTAAATTATAAATATTAAAATATTTAGAGGTGAGAAAATATGTGTGAAGGAAAAATGCCAGTTATTGGAGAGAAATTTCCAGAAGTAGAAGTTAAAACTACTCATGGAACTATTAAATTACCAGATTATTATGTAGAAAAAGGTAAATGGTTTGTATTATTTAGCCATCCCGCTGACTTTACCCCAGTTTGTACAACTGAATTCGTTGGGTTCCAAAAGAGATATGATGAATTTAGAAAATTAAATACTGAATTAATTGGTTTAAGTATCGATCAAGTATTTAGCCACTTAAAATGGATTGAGTGGATCAAAGAAAAATTAAATGTAGAAATAGAATTCCCAATTATTGCAGATGACAGAGGAAAATTAGCAGAAAAATTAGGAATGATAAGCCCATACAAAGGAGATAACACAGTTAGAGCAGTTTTTGTCGTAGATAACAAAGGAATTATTAGAGCTATAATTTACTATCCACAAGAAGTTGGTAGAAACTTAGATGAAATCGTAAGGTTAGTCAAAGCATTACAAGTTTCTGACGAAAAAGGAGTAGCAATGCCTGCAAACTGGCCAGAAAATGACATAATTGGAGATAAAGTAATAATTCCACCGGCATCATCATTAGAAGAAATTAAGAAAAGAAAAGAGGCCTGTGAAAAAGGAGAAATTGAATGCTTAGATTGGTGGTTCTGCTATAAAAAGTTAGATTAATCCAAATTTTTTATTTTTAAATTTTATTGAGGCTGATAACCATGGTAGAACTTAAAATTGCCTGTAAATTAGATGGTACTTGTGAAAAACCAAAATATAGAAAATATAAATGTAGAGTTTGTGGTTGGGTATATGATCCATTAAAAGGAGATCCTTCTCAAAACATACCACCAAAGACCCCATTCGAAGAACTTCCAGACGATTGGGTTTGTCCAGTTTGTAGAGGAAAAGTAGGTAAAGAATACTTCGAACCATTAGATGAATGGGTAGAATTCGATTAAAATATTTATTATTTTTGGTGAATTCTTATGAAACAAACTTTAATAAATTTAATAAAGGCATATATTGGAGAGAGTTTAGCAAGGAATAGATATACCTGCTATGCAAAAATTGCAAAAAATGAAGGTTATGAAATTATATCCGATATATTTTTATTAACTGCTGAAAATTTAAAGGCTTCAATTGAAGGAGAACACTATGAATATACAGAAATGTATCCAAAGTTTGCAGAAATCGCAGAAAAAGAGGGATTAAAAGATATTGCTGAAAGATTGAGAGCAATTGCAATAGCAGAAAAGCATCACGAAGAGAGATTTAAAAAATTGTTAAAAGAACTTGAAAACGGAACATTATATAAGAAAAATGAAAATATAGAATGGGTTTGTAAAAAATGCGGCTATGTTCATGTAGGAAATGAACCACCAGAAGAATGTCCTTCATGTTCTCATCCAAGAAAATACTTTATGGTTAAATGCGAAAAATATTAAAGTGGGGGATGAAGATGAAAGTAGCTTTCTTAATTTTCTCATATTTACATAAAAACAGTCCAAACATTCCAGTAATGTTTCATACATTGTTATTTGCAAATGAGTTAAAAGAAAAAGGAGATGTAGTGAAGATTATATTAGAAGGAGAAGGGGTCTTATGGGCAAAGGATTTGTTAAGTGAGAACCATCCATTGAAAAATCACTTTGAAAAATTAAAAGATGACTTTGTAGTTTGTGAAGCATGTGCAAGTATGTTTAACATTAAAAATGAAATTGAAGGAAAATTAAAGTTAGAAAATGATCTATTTGGACATATAAGTTTAAAGAAATATTTAGATGAAGGTTATCAAATCATTGAACTTTAAAAAGTGATTATTATGGTATTAGAAATTAAAAAAGATATATTTTGGGTTGGAGTAATTGATTGGGAAGTTAGAGATTTTCATGGATATATAACGCAGGATGGTTCTACATATAATTCATATCTAATAAAAGATAATAAAAATGTTTTAATAGATACTGCAAAAAGTTATATGTTTGATGAACTAATTGAAGGAATTAACAAAGTCATTAATCCTAAGGAAATTGACTATGTCGTTGTAAATCATGTGGAACCTGACCATAGCGGTTGTGTAGATAAGATTGTTAAACTCAGTGGAGCAACAGTAATTACGAATGAGAAAGGAAAGGAGCATTTATCTTTATATTATGATACAGAAGGATGGGACTTTATTATTGTAGATACCGGAGATGAAATAAATATTGGAAACAGAACCTTAAAGTTTATAAAAACTCCAATGCTCCACTGGCCAGACAATATGCTAACATACTGTGTAGAAGATAAAATTTTATTCTCTAATGATGCATTTGGGCAACATATTGCAACATCTGAAAGATTTGATTATGAAGTTGGAGACATAATTTTTGAATATGCAAAAGAGTACTTTGCAAATATATTAATGCCTTATAAAATGTTAATTCCTAATGCAATAAACTCCTTAAAAGATTTGGATATAGAACTTATCTGTCCTTCTCATGGAGTTATATGGAAAGAGATGAAAGATAAGATTATAAAAAAATATATTGATTGGGCAAGTGATAAAGTAGAAAATAAGGCTGTTATTGTTTATGACACAATGTATAATTCCACAAAGATGATGGCACATGCAATAGCCAACGGTTTGATGGAAAGGGGTGTAATTGTAAAAGTATATAGAATCTCAGAAACTCCTATGAATACAATTATCAGAGAGATGGTTGACGCTAAATATATACTCATTGGCTCTCCAACTCTAAATCAAAATATCCTGCCAAACATTGCTAAATTTTTAGCATATATGGAGGGATTAAGAATCACAAATAAAATAGGAGTTGCATTTGGTTCTTATGGATGGATGGAGATGGCTACTGAAAAAATAAAAGATGTTTTCAAAAAATTAAATTACAAGATAGTTGAGGATGATTGTTTAAAAGTAAGATTTGCTCCAAAAAAAGAAGATTTAAAGAAATGCTATGAATTTGGTAAAAAATTGGCAGAAGAAGATTTATAATATTTAAAATTAATCTTTTTTTATTTTTTTTATTAAATTGTGGTGAGAGTATGAAGGTTTTTGGAATCAGTGGAAGTCCAAGATTACAAGGAACTCATTTTGCAGTAAATTATGCCCTACAATATTTAAAAGATAAGGGGATAGATGTTAGATACTTCTCTGTTCATAAAAAGAAAATAAATTTTTGCATTCATTGTGACTATTGTATAAAAAAGAAAGAGGGATGTATTCATAAGGATGATATGGAAGAGGTTTATAAAAATCTTATCTGGGCTGATGGAGTTATAATAGGAACTCCTGTTTATCAAGGAAATGTCACTGGACAGTTAAAGACACTAATGGATAGATGTAGAGCAATTTTAGCTAAAAACCCTAAGATACTGAGAGGGAAAATTGGAATGGGAATTGCTATTGGTGGAGATAGAAACGGAGGGCAAGAGATTGCTTTAAGAACAATACACGACTTTTTTATAATAAATGAGATGATTCCAGTTGGGGGAGGCTCTTTTGGTGCAAACTTAGGAGCTACATTTTGGTCTAAGGACAAAGGAAAAAAAGGAATTGAAGAAGATGAGGAAGGATTGAGAGTTTTAAGAAAAACACTTAATAGGTTTTATGATGTTTTAAAGGAAAAAGTAGAAGGATAAAAGGGGGTAATAATGTTAAGAATTGCTTGGGGAATTACTGGATGTGGAGATAAACTTCCAGAAGTTGTTGAAATAATGAGAAAATTAAAAAATAAATATAATTTGGATATAGATGTTTATTTATCAAAAAATGCAAAAATTGTTGTAAAATGGTATAAACTTTGGCAAGTTTTAGAGGATGAATTCTATGATTTAAGAGTTGAAGTCAATGCTAATGCTCCATTTTTAGTTGGAAAATTACAAACTGGAAAATACGATTTATTTTTAGTAGCTCCTGCAACAGCAAACACAACTGCAAAAATTGCCTATGGAATTGCAGACACTTTAATAACTAACTCAGTGGCACAAGCAATGAAGGCAAGAGTTCCTGTCTATATATATCCACCAGACAATAAAAAAGGGGAAATAGAGACAATACTCCCGGGAAATAAAAAATTAACATTATACATAAGAGATGTAGATGTTGAAAATGTTGAAAGAATTAAAAGAATGGAAGGAATTGAAGTTCTATATAAGCCAGAGGATATAGAGAAGGTTATTTTAAAGCACATAGAAATGAAAAAACAGAACAAAAAAGAAGGATAAATTTTAATATTTTTATTAATCTAAATTTACTGCTTTAATGTGAATATCGTTTTTATCAAAAATTTTAATGACTATTTTCGAACCGTTAACGATATTTATTCGTTATTATATTACAGGTTATCGTAAATTTAGTTAAAAATATCGTTGGTGATATTTATGAAAAATTGCATTACTGCTATACCAGAAATTAAGAAGATGGTTGAAAAGGCAAAGCTAAAAGGTATAGAAACTCCACACACAAGGTTCCCAAATCAATTCCCAAAATGTCCTTATGGATTAAAGGGAGTTTACTGTATATTATGTGCTAATGGTCCTTGTAGAATAACTGAAAAAACTCCTTATGGGGTTTGTGGAGCAACAGCAGATGTCATTGTAGCAAGAAACCTATGTAGAGCAGTCGCCGCTGGAACTTCTTGTTATGTCCACTGTGCTGAAAATGCCGCAAGAGCATTATTATCTGCTGGAAAAGGAGAAGGTTCTTATGAAATAAGAAATGAGAAAAAATTAAGATTTTTAGCAAAAAAACTTGGCTTTGATGCAAATAAAGATGCTAAGATGTTGGCAGTTGAAATTGCAGAGTTCATATTAGAGGATATGTATAAACCAAGATGGGAAAAGAGTGAATTAGTCCCTAAATTATGTCCAGAAAAGAGATTAGAAGTATTTAAAAAGTTAGATATCCTTCCAGGAGGAGCAAAAGGAGAGATTGTTGATGCATTAACAAAGACTTCAACAAACTTAAACAGCAATCCAATGGATTTATTGGTTCATTGCCTTAGATTAGGATTGCACGCAGGATTTACAGGGCTTTTAATGACATGTTGGTTAAATGACATATTATTTGAATCTCCAAAAATCACAGTTGTAGAAAATGGTTTCAGTTCAGTCAAACCAAACAATGTAAATATTATGATAACAGGGCATCAGCATGCATTAATTCAGCCATTATGTGAGGCGGCAATGGATGAGGAATTAATAAAAATGGCAAAAGAAGCTGGAGCTGATAGTATAAAAATTATTGGGGCAACATGTAACGGGCAAGATATGGAGACAAGAATAGCCCATTTACCAGAGAGTTTTGTTGGTTATATAGCAAATAACTTCACAACTGAGCCATTGGTTGCTACTGGATTAATTGATGCTGTTGTTTCAGAATTCAACTGTACATTCCACGGCTTAAAGTTTGTTGCTGAAAAAACCAAAACAAAATTAATCTGTATTGATGATATGGCATACATTGAAGGAGCTGAATACATCCCATGGGAGCCAGAAAATGCCTATGAAAAGGCAAAAGAAATCATTAAAAAGGCAATTGAAGCATTTAAAGAAAGAAAGAATATACAGAAGGATTACTACGATGAAAAAGTTAAATCAGTCGTTGGTGTTGGAGAAGAATCATTAATTGAATTTTTAGGAGGTAGTGTAAAGCCATTAATTGACTTAATTGCTAATGGAAAGATTAAAGGAGTTGTTGGAGTTGTTGGATGCTCTAACATAGCAAGTGGAGGACATGACAATATAATTGTAACATTAACAAAAGAACTCATCAAGAGAGATATCTTAGTCTTAGCAGGTGGTTGTGTAAATAGCCCATTGAAACACGCTGGCTTATTTGACCCAAAAAGTGCTGAATTGGCAGGAGAAAGTTTAAAAGAAGTTTGTAAATCATTAGGAATTCCTCCTGTCTTAAACTTTGGAGCATGTTTGAGTATTGCAAGAATTGAGCAAGTTGCTGTTGCAATTGCCGAAGAGTTAGGAGTTGATATTCCAGATTTACCAGTTGCTGCATCAGCACCTCAGTGGTTAGAAGAACAGGCATTAGCAGATGCAACCTATGCAGTTGATATGGGCTTTACTGTCCATGTTTCACCAGTTCCATTCGTAACTGGTAGTGAACTGGTAACAAAAGTATTAACCAGCGATGTTGAGAGCTTAACAGGTGGAAGATTAATTCCAGAGCCAAACCCATACAAAGCCGCTGAGATATTAGAAAGTGTGATTATGGAGAAAAGGAAAAAACTCGGAATTTAATCTTTAATATTTTCTTTCTATTTAATAAATCTATGGGTGGAATTATGAAAATAAGGGGATTTGAAACTTCAATGATGGGAAGAGATATAGATTTTATTGTCCCAAGTATGACAAGGTTATGTTATTTAAATGAAATATCTCATGCCTTGGCAGGAGTTACTGCTGTTGAGAAGGCATATAATATAACTGTTCCTAATGAAGGTTTATATTTGAGAGAAATAGCAAGATTGGGAGAAATTATTGAAGTTGATGCTATAAAATTGAGAGAATTTACAAATACTAAGGAATTGGAAGATATTGGAAATGAAATAAAGTCAATCTTAGGAAAAAAAGGTAAATATTTGACAGTTGGAGGAGTTTTACAAAACATAAGTGATAAAAGAAAAGAAAAATTGTTAAATTTGGTAAATAAAGGTTTAAATTTAGTAAATAAGGAATTTATAAATTTAGTAGAAGAAAGAAAGAAAAAAATCTCTCTCCCAGATGTTGAATTAATATATGCCTATAACTTTGACATAAATAAGGTAGAAACTAATGGATATCCAAAAACAGCCTTCTATGATGGTAAAGTTGTTTATAGTGGAGCATTATCAAGAATGTATAACAAAGGATTAATAAAATCAAAAAATCTTTGGGATGTTCTCTCTGCAAGAGTTATTGAAATAGAACACTCTTTAATGGAAATTAAAAACCTATTAAACAAATTAAAATTAACTTATCCATATATGGAGCCGATTATAAAGGATGGTAAGGCTGTTGGAGAGGCAGTTATAGAAGGAGGAGAGGGAATTGTTTATCATAGAGTTGAGTTAATTGGTAGGGAAATTTTAGATTACACAATATTAACGAGTGAGAATTTCAACAAAGCTGTATTAGACAGTGTAGATAACGATGAAGGTAAAAGGATAATCCAACTCTGTGAAAGATGCTATTACTTATAAAATTTATTTAAGGTGATTTTATGGTAGGTTGTGGGTATTGTGGAAAAATTATCAAAAGTATTGAAAAAAAATATTATAATAAATTAAAAGAAAAAAAGATTGCATTAGTTGGAGGGGCTGTTAATTTAGATGATGAGGAAGAGGTTAAAAAAATAAAAGAAATTAGAAAAAATTCGGATATATTAATAGTTGTTGGAAGTTGTGCTGTAAGTGGTGGCTTCCAAAGAATGCTAATTGGCTTAGAAAATGGATTTCCTCAGAGATTTGTAAGAATTGGGGATGTTGTTAAAGTAGATTACGCAATAATAGGATGTCCTCCAGATGAAGAAGAGGTTGAAAAGGTAGTTAAAGCAGTTTTAAACAAAGATAAAGAAATTGTTGATTCATATTTAATACTAAAACCTTATGAAATAATTGCTGGAAGGCCAATTATTGACGCATATATGAAAGTTAATGAGGTTTTACTAACCTCAAATAAAGAACTATGTTTAGGATGTGACGATGCTCCAATAAATTACGAATTCTGCACTGGCTGTGGAACATGCGTTGCTAAATGTCCTGCAAACGCTTTAACAATTGATGAAAAACCAAAAGTCAATATAAGTAAGTGCATTAAGTGTGGAACTTGTTTCTTCAACTGTATAAGAGTAAAAGAGGCTCTACCGAGCGAAGCGAGGTAGTGCATTATTCCAATAGGGCAAAGCCCCATGGGTGTTAGAATTTGCTTCTTCAACTGTATAAGAGTAAGAGGTGAGGTATAATGAAATATCTCTCAGCAAAATCAAAGCTAAATATTGATGCCCAAGATGGTGGATTTACTACAACATTTTTATGTTATTGCTTAGAAAGTGAAATATTAGATGCAGTTGTAGTAGTTAAAGATAAAAATTGGAAGCCCTTCCCTTATATAGCAACAAATACAGTTGAATTGTTAAAATCTCCAAAGAGTAAATACTCTATCTCACCAAACAACAAATTGTTAGAATATGCTACTGAAAATTATGATAAAGTAGGTTTAGTAGGATTACCTTGTCATATATTGGGAGGCTTGCAGTATAGCTTAGAATTAAAAGTAGGATTATTCTGCACTAAAAACTTTTCCTATGATGTGTTAAAAAATATTATAAAAGAAAAATTTAATATTAGTATAGATGAAGTCATTAAAATGAACATATCAAAAGGTAAGTTTATCATTGAAACTTTAAAAAGGAATAATTTAATATATTCAGAAAAAGTTATTTATGAGATTCCTATAAAAGAGATTGAAAAATTATGTAACTTAGGTTGTAGATTATGTACAGATTTTTCAGCAAAATATGCTGATGTATCTGTTGGAAGTGTAGGAAGTAAAGAGGGATGGAACACTGTAATTATAAGAAACAAAAAAGTTGAAAATATAATATATGAAATGATTGAGAGAGACTTAATTGAAGTTAATGAAACAGTTGATATAAATATGGTTAAAAAATTAGAAAACATCAAAATGAAAAATGAAGAGTTAAATAAATGCTCAGCATACTTTGCTGTATGCCCATCTTTCTTTTAAATAATTTTTATTTTGGATATATTTAATTATATGAATATACAATTATAGTATAAATTTTATAAAAACAGTAATTAATATAATTAATCTTAAAAAAATTAAGATTCGTGAAACAATGGCTAATGTTGAAAGAATTAGTATCTCATTTCCAAAGTATCTTTTAAAAGAGATTGACAAGATTGTTAAAGATAAGGGATATTCAAGTAGAAGTGAATTAATAAGAGACTCTATAAGAAAGTATATTTTAGAAAATGACTTAGATAAAGATGGGCAAATCAGTGGAATTATTATAGTTGTATATACTCCAACAAAAAAGTCAATGGAAAAAATGAGTAAGTTATATTTTGAATATAATGAAATAGTTAAAACAATAAATCAATCATATATAACAACATCCTGTGGAAAAAATATGAAAGTAGAAATTTTTGTTGTTGAAGGAAATGCAGAAAAAATTTATGAATTTTATGATCAAATATCAAAGATTGACAAAAAAATTTACGATAAAATTGTAATATTTTAGATTTATTTTTATTACTTTATGCGATTCTATTTTAAATTTCTTCATAATAATTATGCTAAAAATTATGTTAAGTTAAATACTAGTTATGTCTCTTATAAAATTTAAAATTATCAAAAATCTTTTTATATAAATTAAATTAAAATATAATCAGACGTGAAAATAAATAAAAAAGAAATGGTGAAATTTATGGAATTTACTCCAAGACCTACAAAGATGTTCTGTTTCCAATGCCAAGAGGCTGCAAGAAATGAGGGATGTACAGTTGTGGGAGTTTGTGGAAAGAAAGATAATGTAGCAAACCTTCAAGATTTGTTAATTTATACTATAAAAGGTTTATGCTATGTATGTAACAAATCTAACTACTTAGATGATGAAGTTATGGAATATATTCCAAAAGCGTTATTTGTAACAATAACAAATGTCAATTTTGACGATAGGGATGTTATTGATTATATAAAGAAAGGAGTAGAGTTGAGAGAAAAAATCATTGAAAAATCTAATTTAAATAAAGAAGAACTTCCTCACTGTGCTACTTGGACATATAATGATGATAATGACATAATAAAATTATCAAATACAAAGGAAGTTAGTGTTTTAGCAGAAGATAATGAGGATATAAGGTCTTTAAAAGAACTCATAACCTATGGAATTAAAGGAATTGGGGCTTATTTAAGCCATGCAATGCATCTCGGTTATAACAATGAAGAAATCCACAAATTTATAATTAAAGCATTGGCTAAACTCATTGAATGCAATGATGTAGATGAACTCTTCAATTTAGCAATGGAAACTGGAAAGTATGCAGTAGATACATTGGCATTATTAGATAAGGCACATACTGAAACCTATGGACATCCAGAAATAACAGAGGTTAATTTAGGAGTTAGAGACAGACCAGGAATATTAATTAGTGGGCATGATTTAAAAGATTTAGAGCAGTTATTAGAGCAAACTAAAAATACAGGGGTAGATGTCTATACACACTGTGAGATGTTACCAGCTCATTACTATCCATTCTTTAAGAAATACGACCACTTCGTTGGAAACTATGGAGGTTCATGGCCACACCAAACAGAAGAATTTGAGAAATTTAACGGCCCAATAGTCATGACAACAAACTGTTTAGTTCCTCCAAAAGATTCCTACAAAGACAGAGTTTATGTAACTAATGAAGTTGGCTATCCAGGATTGAAGAAAATCCCAATAAAAGAAGATGGCACTAAAGATTTCTCAGAAGTTATTGAACATGCTAAGAAATGTAAGCCACCAACACCACTCGAAAATGGTAAGATAGTTGGAGGATTTGCACACAATCAAGTGTTGGCATTGGCAGATAAAATAGTTGAGGCAGTTAAAAGCGGAAAGATTAGAAAGTTTGTTGTAATGGCTGGATGTGATGGAAGGCATAAAACAAGAGAATATTATACAGAATTTGCTAAGAAATTACCAAAAGATACAGTAATATTAACATGTGGATGTGCAAAATATAGATTTATTAAGTTAGACTTAGGAGACATTGATGGAATTCCAAGAGTATTAGATGCTGGGCAATGTAATGATAGTTACTCATTAGCAGTAATTGCTCTTAAATTAAAAGAAGTCCTTGGATTAAATGACATAAATGAACTCCCAATAGCCTATAATATCTCATGGTATGAGCAAAAGGCCGTTGCAGTATTATTGGCATTACTATACTTAGGAGTTAAAAATATTGTTTTAGGGCCTACATTACCTGCCTTTTTATCACCAAATGTAGCGAAAGTATTAGTTGAGAAGTTTGGAATTTCAACAATCTCAACTGTTGACGAAGATATTAAGAGATTAGTTGGATAAATTTTTAACATTTTTAAAATTTTGAGGAGGTATATTATGATAGAAAAGGTTTATGAATTTAAAAAGGATGCTACAACAAAGGTTGTTGAAAAAATTGTCAATGCCGAGCATGTTCAAATCAATCACATAGTTCTACCAAAAGGAGATCAAATGCCCAAACATTACTCAAACTCATACGTGCATTTAATAATTATTAAAGGAGAAATGACCTTAACCTTAGAGGACCAAGAACCGCACAACTATAAAGAAGGAACTATTGTTTATATCCCATACAATGTAAAGATGCTCATTCAAAATTTAAACTCTGATATATTAGAGTTCTTTGTTATAAAAGCACCACACCCAAAGAAATTAAATGCCCCAGAGGAACCTATAAAGTGTGAATAATTTTTCTCTCTCTTTTAAATAATTATTATTTCTATAAAAGGTGGGAATGTGGAATTAAAAGAATTAATGGAGAAAATAATTTCAAATAAAATAAAACTCTTCTTAATGTGTAAATTTAAATCAATAGAATAATATAAGAATGAATTATATGAAAATATTGCAGTTAGCCAAATGAAAGATGTTGAGACACTTTATGAAAAATACCTTATGTATATTGGAGAAAAACCAAATATAAAAGTTGAACTAAATAAAAATATTGATATAAAAGAGATTTTAAAAGAAATCATTGATTTGGAGAAAAAACTTATAAATGAATGTGGAATGACCTTTGGAATTAGACAGACTACAATACACTGCCTTACAAAGGATGAAAGATTTTATTTTTATTTAATTAAATAGGGTGAAATTATGATGATTGATGCTCACACCCATTTAGATGTTAGGAGTTTTGAGGATTTGGAGAAAATGGCATTATGTGGAATTGAAACAATTATAACCTGTGCCCATGACCCATACAAAA
This genomic stretch from Methanocaldococcus sp. harbors:
- a CDS encoding rubredoxin, producing MAKYQCMCGWIYDEDVGEPSQNIPPGTKFEDLPDTFRCPQCGLGKNAFRKIEE
- a CDS encoding ferritin, with product MIKENILNALNKQINKEFYSAYLYLSMSAYAESLGLKGFAQWFKVQSQEELDHAMKIYSYVIERGGRVKLYAIEKPKNDWSIIEVFEDGYKHEQLMTESINNLMDLAVSEKDYATVNFLQWFVNEQVEEEASFSEILDKLKLIGDDKRGLFMLDKDLGQRVYTSPITEKI
- a CDS encoding peroxiredoxin; the encoded protein is MCEGKMPVIGEKFPEVEVKTTHGTIKLPDYYVEKGKWFVLFSHPADFTPVCTTEFVGFQKRYDEFRKLNTELIGLSIDQVFSHLKWIEWIKEKLNVEIEFPIIADDRGKLAEKLGMISPYKGDNTVRAVFVVDNKGIIRAIIYYPQEVGRNLDEIVRLVKALQVSDEKGVAMPANWPENDIIGDKVIIPPASSLEEIKKRKEACEKGEIECLDWWFCYKKLD
- a CDS encoding rubredoxin-like domain-containing protein, whose product is MTWWKCSNCGYVFEADKPPEKCPNCGAKCTFYDVTCYTPECGFKGYDPKLVARNPNEESKL
- a CDS encoding FprA family A-type flavoprotein → MVLEIKKDIFWVGVIDWEVRDFHGYITQDGSTYNSYLIKDNKNVLIDTAKSYMFDELIEGINKVINPKEIDYVVVNHVEPDHSGCVDKIVKLSGATVITNEKGKEHLSLYYDTEGWDFIIVDTGDEINIGNRTLKFIKTPMLHWPDNMLTYCVEDKILFSNDAFGQHIATSERFDYEVGDIIFEYAKEYFANILMPYKMLIPNAINSLKDLDIELICPSHGVIWKEMKDKIIKKYIDWASDKVENKAVIVYDTMYNSTKMMAHAIANGLMERGVIVKVYRISETPMNTIIREMVDAKYILIGSPTLNQNILPNIAKFLAYMEGLRITNKIGVAFGSYGWMEMATEKIKDVFKKLNYKIVEDDCLKVRFAPKKEDLKKCYEFGKKLAEEDL
- a CDS encoding rubrerythrin family protein — its product is MKQTLINLIKAYIGESLARNRYTCYAKIAKNEGYEIISDIFLLTAENLKASIEGEHYEYTEMYPKFAEIAEKEGLKDIAERLRAIAIAEKHHEERFKKLLKELENGTLYKKNENIEWVCKKCGYVHVGNEPPEECPSCSHPRKYFMVKCEKY
- a CDS encoding DsrE family protein is translated as MKVAFLIFSYLHKNSPNIPVMFHTLLFANELKEKGDVVKIILEGEGVLWAKDLLSENHPLKNHFEKLKDDFVVCEACASMFNIKNEIEGKLKLENDLFGHISLKKYLDEGYQIIEL
- the afpA gene encoding archaeoflavoprotein AfpA, with amino-acid sequence MLRIAWGITGCGDKLPEVVEIMRKLKNKYNLDIDVYLSKNAKIVVKWYKLWQVLEDEFYDLRVEVNANAPFLVGKLQTGKYDLFLVAPATANTTAKIAYGIADTLITNSVAQAMKARVPVYIYPPDNKKGEIETILPGNKKLTLYIRDVDVENVERIKRMEGIEVLYKPEDIEKVILKHIEMKKQNKKEG
- a CDS encoding rubredoxin, whose translation is MVELKIACKLDGTCEKPKYRKYKCRVCGWVYDPLKGDPSQNIPPKTPFEELPDDWVCPVCRGKVGKEYFEPLDEWVEFD
- a CDS encoding MTH865 family protein, giving the protein MITTNHPLYEALKDIQDFKLRLIEYFKDKDVFPIKSKVELAEVLPCGLSLPCGTIEAGELVKLLTDNDFPIKDAEDLAMKLANKCLIEKKE
- a CDS encoding desulfoferrodoxin family protein — protein: MNYFCRINRIKEGNDFEKKHTPFIECPDIVKSEEYFEVKISPGIPHPMEDSHFIQWIELYMGDIYLARVDFTQFMKPEVKLMVKSPLKRHEKFTLKALMRCNLHGVWEYIKEIKLE
- a CDS encoding flavodoxin family protein: MKVFGISGSPRLQGTHFAVNYALQYLKDKGIDVRYFSVHKKKINFCIHCDYCIKKKEGCIHKDDMEEVYKNLIWADGVIIGTPVYQGNVTGQLKTLMDRCRAILAKNPKILRGKIGMGIAIGGDRNGGQEIALRTIHDFFIINEMIPVGGGSFGANLGATFWSKDKGKKGIEEDEEGLRVLRKTLNRFYDVLKEKVEG